The sequence below is a genomic window from Methylotuvimicrobium sp. KM2.
GGCGTAATTTTTCCGCTTCCGCTACTTTCTGCATTAAGTCGGGTTCCGGGCAATGCTTTCCTCTGAATCGCTTAATTCCGCCCGTTTTTCTTTCGTTGATAACCTCGACAATCGTTTTCCAGCCAATCTCCTTAGTATCGTTGGCGAATGCAAAAACCATTGCTAAGTCGCATATATTGTTGATTAGGCGCGGGACGCCGGCGCTGTAATAGAAAATGGCCGCGCAAGCCGATTGGTTGAATATTTTGGTTTGGCTGCCGGCGGTTTGCAAGCGATGGTCAATGTAAAGTTCGGTTTCTTCAAAATTAAGGGGAGTCAGGTGGTACTCGATCGAAATACGCTGAGCGAACTGAATCAACTGTGGTTCGTTGAGTTTATCCACGAGCTCAGGTTGACCGATCAAAATCAACTGGAGCATAATTTCTTGCTGGACATTAATATTGGAAAGTAGTCTAAGCTCTTCCAGTGTTTCAATTTCCATGTTCTGAGCTTCGTCGACAATCAGCACGACGCGCCGCTTTTTGCGGGCTTGTTCACTAATGAATTTGACGAATAATTGGTAGCGCTCTGCTTTGGATTTTGTTTCGTGACTAATGTCGAACGCAGCTAACACCCAGGTCAACAAATCACCGAAAGCACTATGAGTATTGGTAATAACGCCGACGGTGCACTGATCCTTGATTTTATTTAACATGCTTCGAATCAGTGTGGTTTTACCGGAACCGATTTCACCGGTTATTACAGTAAAGCCGGCGTGACTCATCAAGCCGTACTGCAAGGTGCTTAAAGCTTTTCGATGCTTCGAACTTAGGTATAAGAATTCCGGGTCGGGAATCAATGAGAATGGCTTTTTTTTAAGACCGAAGAATTTTGTGTACATTTAGATTTCTCATTCAAGCTGAATTGATTGCGGTATTAGATTCAGCAAAACTTAAGTAACGTTAAAAATATAGAATACTTAAATAACAGTTGCATTTTGCTGGTTGCCCGTCAATGTATGAGTGTCGTCATGTACTTAGCGTCATTTAATGGATAAGAAATTTTTTGTCATTCAAAGATCTTTGAAAATAAGTTTAAAAATTGAGTTGCCCATTATAACTGAAATAATCATCCGAAGTAGTTTCGTTAACCCAGCTTTAACAAGTGTAGTGCCTACCGCCTATGCTATTGAAATATAATAATTAAAAATCATGCCAAATTTAACTTTGTAGTGCCATAAAATTAATTATTGCATATTATTCAATAACCTATTGACGCGCAATGTTAAGGCTGGGTTAAAGTTGTACCAGCAATTCCCAATTTGAGAATAAAAATAGGTGCGGAGTGTGCTTAGCGGGATTACGGCGTTCCTCGACAGGCATACCCCGCACCCTGAACACGAAGAAATTTCTTAAACTGGGAATTGCTGAAGTTGTAAGGGTTTGCCGAGCCTTCATATTAGCAGAGGAATTGTTGATATCTACTCCTGTCAGCCTGAAATGTCGCGAAGTTAGAGGATTTGTCTGCCGAGGACCGTAGGAAATCCATGAAGGTTTAGCGTCAACCTGATTGGTATGGAAGGAGTGAATCAACCCAGCGCCTTTTAAATTATTAGACGTTTTTTCGTTCAAATCTTAATGAGTAGCTACTCTCTTTGATTGAAAAACCGTGTGATAATAATAGTTATGGGGTGTGTTTATCGAGGACCGCCGTTCACCCAGCACCTAAATATTCAAGATAATTAACCATGACCAATGAACTATGGATTTCGTAATAAATAACGTCCTGGAACTATGATCCTAGAAAAAGCATTTCACCATGAAGATCATGAAGAATAGGAGGTTAATTCAATAGCTTATTACGCGTTTGTATAGAACTTTCGCTCAGCAAAAAGGTTAGCGAAAAGGATTTGTTAAGTTCTTGGAATCCTTAATGAACTTCATGTGCTTCATGGTTAAACTGCCGAATTCAGGATGATCCTGAGGGTTCGGTCACTCGCTTGGCAGGACGCCGTGAACCCAGCACCTAAGCATAGGCGGTAGGCACTACACTTGTTAAAGCTGGGTTAAAATAGGGAAGTTATTTACGGCCAAAGCCTATGGTATTTAAGTGCTGGCTGAATGGCATCCTTTGACGGGCACCCCGGTCCCGGTGCCGAGTTTTAATCTTCGATGGGTATGCAATCAATTAAAAAGTTTGGCAATTAACGAAGATAGCGTGTCCAGCAAAACGGGTTCGCTCATTGCGTTTTCGGAAGTAGGTCTAGGTATTGAAGGAGATTTAACATATTGCTTTCTTTGGTTTTTATGGCGAATTTTTTGTTCATGTAGTAGTAATCCGCCCGCTTTTTTCCATTCCATCAAGTGCGTAATTTCCCCATTATCGAGCCATATTCCGTGTGCATTGCATCGGTCGATGACGACGCCGCTTCGATGACCGTAATTAATGCGACGCATGAAGGCATCGCATACAGGACATTTGATGTATTTAACTTTTTTGCTGTGTGCTTGATAACGCTCGACACTGATATTATGAAGCAATTGTTGATTGATACTGAAAACATTAGAAACCGAGCTTGTTAACAATCGTTCAATCTCGCCGGGGTCGAAAAATAAGCCGAAACAGTGTTCGCAGCGTTCTATCATGAATTCGCCGAGGCCATCGTCGAGGTCTAAGCCAACCGTGTGTAAAGACTCGGCGCAGTGCGGACATTTTCGTTCCGATTCATGATCGATGGTGACAAAATGATGCTTTCCATGCAAGTCGACGTCATTTCGCGTACCGCAATAGCGACACAGGTTGGTGTTGGCGAGCAGCGGCGCGGAGCAGCTATGACAGCGTTTCATAGGACTTAAAAACGATCGAGAATTTCTTTTCTTTTATCGGCGTATTCTTGCTCGGAAATCAAGCCGGAATCATGCATCTGTTTTAATTGCGCTAACTTTTGTACCGCTTCCGAATTACTTTGCGGTTGGCTGGTTTGAACCGGTGTAGCGGTTTGCGCCATGGACTGCCCGAAGCCTAGGCCCGCCCCCATGGCCATGCCGAGTCCTGCCGCGCCGCCTTCGTTTCTGGCTGCATCGCGCATCGCTTCTAGTTGTTGCAGTTGCGTATAATCGATACCTGCGATTTGCGCGGCATGCGTTTCGGCCGTTAAGTCGGCAATCCGTTTGATGCGTGTTTGAGTATCGTCATCGAAATCGGTGCCTTCGATGCGAAAATCGGTGATTTCAAAGCCGAGTTTTTGAAAGGCGGTCGATAATTTGATGTGCATGCCGTACGCGATTTCTTCTCGATTCGCATCGATGTCGGCGTAACTAAAACGGCTTTCGGCAAGATAATCGGCTAAAGGATGCATGATTCGCGCGGTCATAACCTCGCGAAACTCGTTGATGTAAAAATTGTTATGATTACCGACGACGTTATTGAAAAAATCCTCGGCGTCGAAAATTCGATAACTGAAATTGCCGTAGGCTTTCAGTCCTACCGGAAAGTGATACTTCGGATCTTCATATTTGATGGGTGATGTGGTCCCCCATTTTTGATCGAGTATTTTAGTTTTTCTGAAAAAATAGATCGCAACTTTATGTTCGCTGACAAAAAACTGCATGAATTTTTTAATCGTCGTCCAAAACGGAATGTTCGCTGTATCGAGCTCGACCAGACAAGGTTCTTGAATGACCGCCTTAACTTTGCCTTCATAAACAAAAATACAGCCTTGTCCTGGCCCGACTATCAATTTTGAAGCATTTTTGATTTCATCGCCGTTGTCTGTCCATTGTTCCAGCAGCACGTCCGGACTCGGATTGTTCCATTGGATGACGGAACGGAGTTGCCGTTTTATGCCGTTAAAAATCACGGGGTGTTCCTCGATAGTTTGGTTTGTTTCGCATCAATTTGAACATTCGAATACCTCGAATCATTGTGGGAAAGATATACTTTTCGCACTTCAAATTTCGACAGTGACTTCGGAGGGGCCGAGCACCCTGGTGCCGAATTTTGATCTACGAGGGTATATAATAAAATATTTGTAAGCCGATTGATGACGATTACATGCTACTTTAAAGTTTTTCGTTATCAATGCTACAAAATTATAGTAAACATCCGGAGGTTATGTGTCGATTAGAAAGTTTAACGAAAAGCAACCTATTTTAGGCCGCTCGGTTTTGATTGACGAAAGCGCTGTCGTCATTGGCGATGTTGAATTGGGCGACGACGTGTCGGTTTGGCCTTCAACCGTTATTCGAGGCGATGTAGAGTCGATACGTATCGGCGATGGTACTAATGTACAAGACGGGTCGGTCTTGCATGTTTCACATGCCGGTCCGTTTTCGCCTCAAGGTCATCCTTTAACGATCGGTAGAGGCGTTACGATAGGTCATAATGCGGTGGTTCATGCCTGTACCGTCGGCGATTATTGTTTAATCGGCATCGGGGCAATCATTTTGGATGGGGCGGTTTTAGAAAATTACGTCATGCTCGGTGCCGGTGCGTTGGTGCCGCCCGGCAAAAAGCTCGAAAGCGGATTTCTTTATATCGGCAGTCCCGCCAAGCGGGTTCGTCCATTGACGGATCGCGAAAAAGAGTTTTTGGAATATTCTTATCAGCATTATATTCAATTGAAAAATGAGCACTTGCAACAAAATACGGTACAACCAGCCCAGCACAGTTGCTAAATGCAATCATGACTCAATCTAACGTTTATAAAGACCTTGCAATCACCCCTGCATATGAAAGTGAGAGGAGGGCGGTCACTCGCCCGACAGGACGCAGTGAATCCGTCCCTGTAAGCTTGACGACGGCTATCCCTGCCGCCGACACCTGTCAGTCGAGCAACCGCCCCCCTCTTCAGGCAGGGAGCCTTCTCAGTAACTTTCAAACTTCCAAAGACGCCTCGGTCATCACATCGAAATCCGATTCAGCATTGCCGAAAATCATAACGCCAAGAAAGTTCTGCGTTGCCCCGATGCTGGATTGGACGGACCGGCATTGCCGGTATTTTTATCGGTTGCTGTCAAAACATGCTTACTTATATACCGAAATGATTACGACCGGTGCCTTACTGCATGGCGACCGGAACCGATTTTTACAATACCACCCAGACGAAAATCCATTGGCATGTCAATTGGGTGGCAGTAACCCACAGGATCTGGCGGCATGCGCTAAAATGGTCGAAGATTACGGCTATCACGAAGTTAACCTGAATGTTGGTTGTCCTAGCGACCGTGTACAAAATGGACGATTCGGCGCATGCTTGATGGCGACTCCGGAATTAGTTGCCGAATGCTTATCGGAAATGAATCGGGCCGTGTCGATTCCGGTGACCGTCAAATGTCGGATCGGTATCGACAATCAAGATTCCTATGAAGCGTTGCATCGTTTTATTACCCTGGTCTCCGAAGCCGGGTGCCGGATGTTTATCATTCATGCTAGAAAAGCCTGGTTGAGCGGACTTTCTCCAAAGGAAAATCGGGAAATTCCGCCGCTACGCTACGATGTTGTATATAGAATCAAAAAGGATTTTCCAAAATTGGAAATCATTTTGAACGGCGGCGTGCGTTCATTGGATCAAGCGCTTGTGATTAATAACGAGGTCGATGGCGTCATGGTCGGAAGAGAGGTTTATCAGAATCCTTATTTATTAGCCGGGGTCGATGAACTGTTTTACCGGGACTTTCATGCAATTAAGAGTCGTGAAGAAATAGTAGAAGCTTTACTTCCTTATGTTGATGAGCAATTAAAACAAGGCGTGCGATTGTATTCGATAGCACGGCACCTACTTGGACTTTTTCACGGGGTTCCAGGCGCCAGGTCTTGGCGGCGGCATATTAGCGAAAACGCGACGAAACAGGGGGTCGATCAAAATACGCTACTCAAGGCATTAGATTTAATATCCCGATAAGGTATACTGGCCTGCTTTTTTAATTATCGAGAACGAACGATGGAAGAGTATTTTTCCAAAATTATCGAAGCAGTCGGCGAAGACGTCACCCGGGAAGGTTTGATTGATACGCCTAAGCGGGCATCGGATGCATTCAAGTTTTTGAATAACGGTTATGAAAAATCCTTGGATGATGTGTTAAACGGGGCTATATTTCAAGCCGATACCGAAGATATGGTTATTGTCAAAGATATAGAGCTGTATTCACTATGTGAACACCACCTGTTACCCTTTATCGGCAAATGCCATGTCGGTTATCTCCCTCAAGGTAAGGTGCTGGGTCTTTCGAAGGTTGCTCGAATTATCGATATGTATGCTAGACGCTTACAGATCCAGGAAAAACTGACTAAGCAGATTGCCGATGCTATCGAGAAATCCATCAATGCCAGAGGTGTTGCGGTGGTCATAGAAGCAAAACATCTATGCATGATGATGCGCGGTGTCGAAAAACAAAATTCGGTGATGACGACGTCAGTGATGACCGGGATTTTTAGGGAAGAAATCAGTACCCGCTCGGAGTTTTTGAATTTGATCAATCGTTAATGTTTGCCAATAAAGGTAGGCATTGAATACCCGTAGGGTTTTGCAATGAAAGACTACGATAGAAATTGCGCTGTTTGTAGACTGATGCGCAGTTTAGCGTTTAGCGGGCTCGGCATGGGTATTGGCGGTGGAATCGCTTATCTGTTCGGAGCGTCAAGAGAAACCATCATGATGGTCGGAATTGTGACTGCGGCCATTATCGTGTTTGGAATTATCGATAGAAAGAAGAAACCATGAAGTCGACAATATTACAAACTTGGCCTGAAAATTGGCCGGATACAAGATCAAGCCGGTTTGCCGATGACGAGCAGGGCGTAATCGACGCGGGCGCTTTCAGCGCGATTGAAGTCGATGAGATCTACGATACTTTAAATCACGCTCAAACTATCGCCGGACAATCGGTTTTATATCGCTCGCTCGCCAAACCGCTCGACTCGATCGAAGCCATCAAAGCGAAGCAAAAAGCGGTCGAAGCCATAGCGGATGACGCCGAATTGAGACAACAGCTTCAAGGCATTGTTGAACAAGCCTCGAGTCATGAAAAGAATCTGTATTTGTTGTTATACGGAGAATTTTTGGGTTCTTTCGGAACAGCACGCGAAGAAAATGAAATCGAAGGCTTCGGCTATCTTCAATACAAGCGTGGCACCCGGTTCATGTTGGACCTAGTTGATCAAGTTAAGGCCGTGCCTGAAACGCAAAGCGCCTACCTGAATGAGGTATTGGGGCAGATTAAAAACTTTACCGATAGTCGAGCTTACTCACTAATGAAAGGGCCGGTATTTATCAGCGAGCAAGGTATACAGAGCAAACAGGAACGAAAAGGATCGTGGATCCCGGCGATTATTTTTAAGCCTAATCTCTTTAAACCCTTATTGATTGCTCTTTTTTTTGGCGTACTTTGGGCGCTTGCGAACTTCTTTCCCACCAACCTGTTTAGTATTTCGAAGGAATCGATACCGGTGGCATCGATTTTCTTTGTGCCGCTACTGTTAATTTATTTTCCTATAGTAGGCGGTTTTGATCGGGACAGTTGTATTATTCCGTTACGCAATGAGTTTAAAACTTCGCAAGCGGTTGGCGAAACCTTAGATGCGCTTGGCCAATTAGATGAATTGCTTGCGTTTATTAAGTTCCGGGAAAGCTTTGGTGGGGATCTTGCTCTTCCGTATTTTATCGAAGCCGATCATCATCGTATCAATCTCGTTAATGCGCGCAATCCTGTTCTTGCTTACCGGAATCCGGAATATGTCGGTAACGATTTTCAATTGGATGATGATAAGCTGGTTTTAGTTACGGGCCCCAACAGCGGTGGTAAAACAGCATTTTGTAAAACGGTCACGCAAATTCAACTATTGGGACAAATCGGCTGCTATGTACCGGTCAAATCGGCGACTCTAACCGTTGCCGATAAGATTTTCTATCAAGTTCCGGAAATCAGTCATTTGGATGATGGAGAAGGGAGATTCGGTACCGAGCTAAAACGAACCCGGGATATCTTTTTGGCTACGACAGCTAAAAGTCTCGTAGTGCTCGATGAGCTATCCGAAGGTACGACCTTCGAAGAAAAGCTCGAGTCGTCTTCCAATGTGCTTGACGGTTTTTACCGAAAAGGCAACAGCACTATTTTAATCACACATAACCATCAATTAGTCGATAATTTTGTCGCGAAGGGCATTGGCTTGCCGAAACAAGTCGAATTTGCCGGCGGCGCGCCTACCTATAAGTTAATAGAGGGTATATCCAGAGTCAGTCATGCCGATCGGGTAGCTAAGAAAATCGGGTTTTCCAAGGAAGATATTGACAAATATTTGGCTGATTCGAAAGGTGGTGCCGATAAAACATAAAGTGATTATGAGTTGAACTATACTGATTGTGTGAAATGGTGCTTAGAATTTGGTTGAAAATAACTTCCCTATGTTAGGGAGGGTTCGGTAGCTAGATTGGCAGGTCCAGCACCTAAATTTTTAACCATAGCCAATAGGCTTGGAATTTAGGCACTGGGCCTGTTCAAACGAGTTACCGAACTCTCAACAAAGCTCATAGTTCCAGAATGTTATTTATCACGAAATCCTTAGGTTTAAGACAATTGTTATGCATACTTTGGACAGATCGTTCGAAATAAAAAAATTGGGAACAAGTCATGCTAAAAAAGATTTTTTTCTATGTAGCCTTTTTTTTGTTTTCCGAGGTTTTGTCGGCCGATATTTATAAGTATGTTTCGCCCAACGGAAAAGTTTATTATACCGACCGGCCTTCTCATCGATTTTATAAGCGAATCATCCGCACCCGTCCTTCGAGTTACAATTGGGCTGTGGGGCGAATGAAAGGTAATAAGCAGAAATATAAAGATATCATTGCGAAAGCGGCATCGAAACATCAGGTCGATGAAAAGCTATTGCATGCCGTTATTCAAGCAGAGTCCGCTTACCATGCCCAAGCAATTTCCTCGGCGGGTGCAGTAGGGTTAATGCAATTGATGCCCGATACTGCCAAGCGTTACGGCGTTCGAGATCGTACTGATCCGGTGCAAAATATCAATGGCGGTACACGCTATTTGAAGGATTTGCTAAAGATGTTCAATTCAAATTTAACATTGGCCGTTGCCGCCTATAATGCCGGTGAAGGCGCGGTAAAAAAATATAATAATTCCATTCCTCCTTATCCTGAAACCCGTAATTATGTTAAGCAGGTTTTAGCGCTTTATCACAATTAAGGCGGGCTCAACGGTGGCAAAGAGTTTGACTGCAAAATCCTTAATTGAAGACTCCGTCAAGCTCTATTCGTTGCCCGATATCTATTTTCAAATCAGGGAAATGGTTCGAGATCCTCGCTATACTGCTATCGACATCGGTAGAGTCATAACGAAAGATCCCGCTTTAAGTATGCGTTTATTAAAAATCGTCAACAGTTCGTTTTACGGTTTTCAAGCAAGAATCGATACGATTTCTAGAGCGGTTACCATTGTCGGAATAGAGGGATTACAGAGCTTGGCGTTAGCGACTTCAGTAGTAGATACTTTCGACAATATTCCCGACGACCTGATCAACATGACCGACTTTTGGATACAAAGTATACATTGCGCGGTCATTGCTAAATTGCTAGCCAAGAAAGCGGCAGTTTTGCATTGCGAACGCTTATTTTTGACCGGTTTGCTGCACGACATCGGAGCATTAGTCATCTATACCAAGCTACCTGATCAATCTCGGCAAATACTGAAGAACAATTTCCAAAACAAGCGTCTATTGGCCAACTTAGAGCGACAAGTCTTGGGTTTTACGCGGGCTGATGTGGGCGGGGAGTTGGCCGAGTCATGGAAACTCCCGGAATCGATATCGGAAGCGATACGTTACCAAATGCACCCTGAAAGGGCGTTGATCCATAAATTGGATGCCCATTTGCTTTATTTGGCGATAAATTTGAATGAAAGTAAAACGCGTGATGAGTTTTTGTCGACCTTATCGTCATCAACCTTATCTATTCTTCGGCTCAATGAAGCTAAAATTAAGCAAGTGATGGCGGCGGCGGTTGATGAGGCTAATGCCACATTCGATATATTGGCTCCGGGCAAGCAGTTCCATTGAGTCTTTTAAGTTCTTGACGAATTATTTAAATCACCTTGGCGCCGAACTTTTCCAGTAAGCCGATTAATTTAATCAAAGGCAGTCCAATCAGCGCATTGGGATCGTCTCCTTCAATTTTTTTCAATAAAACAATACCCAATCCTTCCGATTTGAATCCTCCCGCGCAATTAAACGGTTTTTCCAAGTCGACATAACGCTCGATGGTGTTGTTCGTTAATTTTTTGAAATAAACGTGGCATACATCAATGTCGCTAATCACTTCACCGGTTAAGCTGTTTGCAACTGCTACCCCAGTATAAAATGTCATGCATTGATCTGAGGCGGCTAATAGTTGTTCAATGGTGGCTTTTCTATTGCCAGGCTTACTAAGCCGGCAGTCCTTGAGAACCGGAACTTGGTCGGAACCGATAATTAAACTGCCTGGAAATTTTCCGATTAATTCACTGGCTTTGGCTTGGCTAAGCCGGAGAGCGGTTTGCCTCGGAGACTCATCGGGTAGCGGTGTTTCATCAAGCTCCGGCGAATCACAAATAAATTCCAAATGCAATTTCCGTAACAAAATTTGTCGATATTCGGAAGATGAAGCGAGGACCAGATGTTTGAATTCCATTTTAGTAAGTTAGATTGCGGTTTGACGAAGGGCTCTATTAGGGCTATTATTGACCGGTTATGTTGGATCGATTACCCGAACTTATAGACCCCCTGAGTTTTGCTGATAAGCATAGCGAACTCTCGGGGCAAATAAAACTAAAAAGCCTAAGTCGTTTAGCGCCTTTGCTAAAAGATGACACGGGTGTTGCTACTGTTGACTTTTTTTTTAGCAGGCAAGGACGACTGGCAAGCATTGAAGGGAAAATTGCAGCGACATTGACCGTGGAGTGTCAAAATTGTTTAAATAAAATGGAATTGCATATTGAAAACAACATTAAGCTTGGGATCGTCAGTTCATTGGATGAAGCGGATCGATTACCGGAAGATTACGAGCCTTTGCTAGTTGGGGAAGGAAAAATCCCTCTCAAAGATATTGTTGAAGATGAGCTATTGCTCGCCATGCCTGATTTCCCGCGGCATTTGGAAGCCTGTCTTAAAGTCAAGGTTAGTAACGATCATCAAGACGACTTAAATACCGAACAATCGAATTCTAATAACCCTTTTTCAATTTTAGCCAAACTAAAGCATACTGGAGTGAAATAATGGCTGTACAAAAAAGTAAAGTAACCCGCTCAAGACGTGGACAACGTCGTTCTCATGATGCATTAACCAGTAAAACCCTGTCTCAGGACCCATTGACTGGAGAAACCCACCTACGTCATCACGTTAGCCCCGATGGTTTTTTCAAAGGACGCCAAATCGTAAACACTAACGAAGAAGACTAAGTTAAGTCGATTTTTTTTGTATCAAGATGCTCAACCGAACCGGAATTTGTCCGACTCGGTTGAGCATCTTATTTTTTAGGGTCATTCGCAGGCGTGAGTTTAACAATTTCAATTGATGCGATGGGCGGGGACTATGGGCCCGCGGTAACTATTCCGGCGTCATTGGATTGCTTAAAGAACAATCCAAACTTAAAGCTGATCTTAGTAGGCGACGAAGTCGTGTTAAAAGATCACATGTCTCAGGCTTTGGTCGATTTTGCCGGTCGACTTTCGATACACCATGCATCGCAATGTGTAGGCATGGACGAGTCTCCTTCTAAAGCATTAAAAAATAAAAAAGATTCTTCGATGCGCGTCGCGATTAATCTAGTTAAGAGCGGCGAAGCGGATGCTTGCGTGAGCGCGGGTAATACCGGCGCGTTGATGGCAACCGCACGCTTTGTTTTAAAAATGATTCCAGGCATAGATCGACCGGCTATTATCTCTACGATACCTTCGATATTCGGTCACACTCATGTTTTAGATTTAGGCGGCAATGTCGATTGCACGGCGGAGCATCTTTTTCAATTCGCGGTAATGGGATCTGAATTAGTTAAAGCTGTTGAAAACATCGATAACCCGACAGTCGGCTTGCTCAACATCGGCGAAGAGGAAGTCAAAGGTAATGAGC
It includes:
- the dusA gene encoding tRNA dihydrouridine(20/20a) synthase DusA, with product MPKIITPRKFCVAPMLDWTDRHCRYFYRLLSKHAYLYTEMITTGALLHGDRNRFLQYHPDENPLACQLGGSNPQDLAACAKMVEDYGYHEVNLNVGCPSDRVQNGRFGACLMATPELVAECLSEMNRAVSIPVTVKCRIGIDNQDSYEALHRFITLVSEAGCRMFIIHARKAWLSGLSPKENREIPPLRYDVVYRIKKDFPKLEIILNGGVRSLDQALVINNEVDGVMVGREVYQNPYLLAGVDELFYRDFHAIKSREEIVEALLPYVDEQLKQGVRLYSIARHLLGLFHGVPGARSWRRHISENATKQGVDQNTLLKALDLISR
- a CDS encoding gamma carbonic anhydrase family protein, producing the protein MSIRKFNEKQPILGRSVLIDESAVVIGDVELGDDVSVWPSTVIRGDVESIRIGDGTNVQDGSVLHVSHAGPFSPQGHPLTIGRGVTIGHNAVVHACTVGDYCLIGIGAIILDGAVLENYVMLGAGALVPPGKKLESGFLYIGSPAKRVRPLTDREKEFLEYSYQHYIQLKNEHLQQNTVQPAQHSC
- a CDS encoding YceD family protein, translating into MLDRLPELIDPLSFADKHSELSGQIKLKSLSRLAPLLKDDTGVATVDFFFSRQGRLASIEGKIAATLTVECQNCLNKMELHIENNIKLGIVSSLDEADRLPEDYEPLLVGEGKIPLKDIVEDELLLAMPDFPRHLEACLKVKVSNDHQDDLNTEQSNSNNPFSILAKLKHTGVK
- a CDS encoding zf-TFIIB domain-containing protein, yielding MKRCHSCSAPLLANTNLCRYCGTRNDVDLHGKHHFVTIDHESERKCPHCAESLHTVGLDLDDGLGEFMIERCEHCFGLFFDPGEIERLLTSSVSNVFSINQQLLHNISVERYQAHSKKVKYIKCPVCDAFMRRINYGHRSGVVIDRCNAHGIWLDNGEITHLMEWKKAGGLLLHEQKIRHKNQRKQYVKSPSIPRPTSENAMSEPVLLDTLSSLIAKLFN
- a CDS encoding DNA mismatch repair protein MutS, with amino-acid sequence MKSTILQTWPENWPDTRSSRFADDEQGVIDAGAFSAIEVDEIYDTLNHAQTIAGQSVLYRSLAKPLDSIEAIKAKQKAVEAIADDAELRQQLQGIVEQASSHEKNLYLLLYGEFLGSFGTAREENEIEGFGYLQYKRGTRFMLDLVDQVKAVPETQSAYLNEVLGQIKNFTDSRAYSLMKGPVFISEQGIQSKQERKGSWIPAIIFKPNLFKPLLIALFFGVLWALANFFPTNLFSISKESIPVASIFFVPLLLIYFPIVGGFDRDSCIIPLRNEFKTSQAVGETLDALGQLDELLAFIKFRESFGGDLALPYFIEADHHRINLVNARNPVLAYRNPEYVGNDFQLDDDKLVLVTGPNSGGKTAFCKTVTQIQLLGQIGCYVPVKSATLTVADKIFYQVPEISHLDDGEGRFGTELKRTRDIFLATTAKSLVVLDELSEGTTFEEKLESSSNVLDGFYRKGNSTILITHNHQLVDNFVAKGIGLPKQVEFAGGAPTYKLIEGISRVSHADRVAKKIGFSKEDIDKYLADSKGGADKT
- a CDS encoding AAA family ATPase; amino-acid sequence: MYTKFFGLKKKPFSLIPDPEFLYLSSKHRKALSTLQYGLMSHAGFTVITGEIGSGKTTLIRSMLNKIKDQCTVGVITNTHSAFGDLLTWVLAAFDISHETKSKAERYQLFVKFISEQARKKRRVVLIVDEAQNMEIETLEELRLLSNINVQQEIMLQLILIGQPELVDKLNEPQLIQFAQRISIEYHLTPLNFEETELYIDHRLQTAGSQTKIFNQSACAAIFYYSAGVPRLINNICDLAMVFAFANDTKEIGWKTIVEVINERKTGGIKRFRGKHCPEPDLMQKVAEAEKLRRAILEKTGVDISKCH
- a CDS encoding nucleoside triphosphate pyrophosphatase, which gives rise to MEFKHLVLASSSEYRQILLRKLHLEFICDSPELDETPLPDESPRQTALRLSQAKASELIGKFPGSLIIGSDQVPVLKDCRLSKPGNRKATIEQLLAASDQCMTFYTGVAVANSLTGEVISDIDVCHVYFKKLTNNTIERYVDLEKPFNCAGGFKSEGLGIVLLKKIEGDDPNALIGLPLIKLIGLLEKFGAKVI
- a CDS encoding SPFH domain-containing protein, giving the protein MIFNGIKRQLRSVIQWNNPSPDVLLEQWTDNGDEIKNASKLIVGPGQGCIFVYEGKVKAVIQEPCLVELDTANIPFWTTIKKFMQFFVSEHKVAIYFFRKTKILDQKWGTTSPIKYEDPKYHFPVGLKAYGNFSYRIFDAEDFFNNVVGNHNNFYINEFREVMTARIMHPLADYLAESRFSYADIDANREEIAYGMHIKLSTAFQKLGFEITDFRIEGTDFDDDTQTRIKRIADLTAETHAAQIAGIDYTQLQQLEAMRDAARNEGGAAGLGMAMGAGLGFGQSMAQTATPVQTSQPQSNSEAVQKLAQLKQMHDSGLISEQEYADKRKEILDRF
- a CDS encoding HDOD domain-containing protein — its product is MAKSLTAKSLIEDSVKLYSLPDIYFQIREMVRDPRYTAIDIGRVITKDPALSMRLLKIVNSSFYGFQARIDTISRAVTIVGIEGLQSLALATSVVDTFDNIPDDLINMTDFWIQSIHCAVIAKLLAKKAAVLHCERLFLTGLLHDIGALVIYTKLPDQSRQILKNNFQNKRLLANLERQVLGFTRADVGGELAESWKLPESISEAIRYQMHPERALIHKLDAHLLYLAINLNESKTRDEFLSTLSSSTLSILRLNEAKIKQVMAAAVDEANATFDILAPGKQFH
- the folE gene encoding GTP cyclohydrolase I FolE, giving the protein MEEYFSKIIEAVGEDVTREGLIDTPKRASDAFKFLNNGYEKSLDDVLNGAIFQADTEDMVIVKDIELYSLCEHHLLPFIGKCHVGYLPQGKVLGLSKVARIIDMYARRLQIQEKLTKQIADAIEKSINARGVAVVIEAKHLCMMMRGVEKQNSVMTTSVMTGIFREEISTRSEFLNLINR
- the rpmF gene encoding 50S ribosomal protein L32, producing MAVQKSKVTRSRRGQRRSHDALTSKTLSQDPLTGETHLRHHVSPDGFFKGRQIVNTNEED
- a CDS encoding transglycosylase SLT domain-containing protein, with amino-acid sequence MLKKIFFYVAFFLFSEVLSADIYKYVSPNGKVYYTDRPSHRFYKRIIRTRPSSYNWAVGRMKGNKQKYKDIIAKAASKHQVDEKLLHAVIQAESAYHAQAISSAGAVGLMQLMPDTAKRYGVRDRTDPVQNINGGTRYLKDLLKMFNSNLTLAVAAYNAGEGAVKKYNNSIPPYPETRNYVKQVLALYHN